The nucleotide sequence GCGATGTCGCGGGGATGCTGCGGTCGTTCGACTACGTCGCCGGCTCCCTCGCGCGGAGGGAGACGCCGGTGGATGCGACGGCCTGGGCTGCCAACGGGCGCCAGTCGTACCTCGACGGGTACGCGTCGGTCGCCGGCTCCGAGGTCGAGGACTTCCGCCTGCTCCTCGACGCGTTCGAGCTCGACAAAGCGGTGTACGAGATCGCGTACGAGGCGCGGCACCGGCCGGCGTGGATCCCGATCCCGCTGTCGGCGGTGCAGCGGCTGCTGGCGACCCGCGTCAGCTGACGCTGCGGGGCTTGCCGCTGTCGTCGCCGCTGCGCTCGCCGCGGAGCGACGCGATCATGCTCCGCAGGATGCGGCGGGCGGCCGCCTGCTCCGTCTCCGTGAGTCCCGAGAGCATCCGGACCTCCACGGATCGCACGGCCGCGCTCGCCTGCTCGAGGCGCCGACGGCCGCGCGCGGTGAGCCGGGTGGGCAGGACCTTCCCGACGGGTGCCTCCGACGGGCGCGTCACGTCCCCCTCCCGCTCCAGGGCCTGAAGGAGCACGTTCATCGACTGGCGGGTGACGAAGGTTCCGCGCGCGAGTTCGGAGTTCGAGAGGCCGGGCCGCTGCGACAGCAGCTCCAGACACGAGTAGTGCGTGATGGTCATGCCGAGGGGGCGGAGGACATCCTCCATGGCCGCGCGCAGCGTGCTCGACGCCTCTTTGAGCAGGTAGCCCAGCGACGTCTCGAGGTCCACGCCGGCTCCGTCTTGACTCATGTCAGTATTCTGACATAGATTGAGCCGTGTCAGATAACTGACACGAAACGAAGGAGCACCCTATGCCCGCCACCGGACCCGACTTCCTCTCCTTGCAGGTGCGTGACCTCGACGCATCCCAGGCCTTCTACGAGCGCTACCTCGGACTCGTCCGCTCGCATGCAGGGCCCCCGCACGCCGTGGTGTTCGACACGACGCCGATCGCGTTCGCGCTCCGCGACCTGGTGCCCGGCACCGACCTCGACGCGGCAGCGCAGCCCGGGATCGGCGCAGCGATCTGGCTCCACGCGACCGACGTCCAGGACATCCACGACGCGCTCGTCGACGACGGCCGCACGATCGTCGCCGCGCCCATCGACGGCCCGTTCGGCCGCACGTTCACGTTCGCCGACCCCGACGGCTACCACATCACGCTGCACGACCGCGTCTGACGGCCCTGCGACAGTGACCGCGACAGCGGAAACGGGAGCGCCTCAGTGGCCGGTGAAGCCCGGCTTCCGCTTCTCCTGGAAGGCGCGGAAGCCCTCGCGGTAGTCGTCGGTGTCGCGCAAGGCCGCCTGAGCGGCGTTCTCGGCGGCGACAGAACCCCAGAAGTCCAGGGAGCCGTCGCGCAGACCCGAGACGATCCGCTTGCTCGCGAGGAAGGCCTGGGTGGCGCCGGATGCGGCTGCCGCGGCCGCCGCATCCACCTCGTGGCGCAGGGCGTCTGCGGGAAGCGCCCGTGAGAACAGGCCGCCCGCGACGGCTTCCGCGCCCGAGATCAGCCGTCCGGAGTAGATGAGGTCGAGCGCGCGGTGCGGACCGAGTCGCGAGACCAGCAGCCAGTGGCCGCCGGAGTCGAGGGCGGCCCCCAGGGCGGCGAACGGGGAGCCGACCTTCGCGTCGTCTGCGACGTAGACGACATCCGTGGCGATCAGGAGTCCGAGGCCGACACCCAGGCAGGCGCCCTGGGCGGCGGCGAAGGTCGGCGCGGGGAAGGCCGCGATGCGCCGAAGCAGCGGCGTCACCAGTCCGTCCAGATAGCCGCTCACGTCGTCGGTCGCGGGGTCGACGCCCGCGATGTCGCGTCCGGCGCAGAACGCGCGGCCCTCCCCGCGCAGCACCAGCGCCCGCACCCCGGCGGCCTCCGCGTCTGCGTAGGCCGCATCCAGCGCCCGGAGGTCGTCCGGGCCGAGCGCGTTGAGCCGCTCGGGCGCGCCCAGCGTGATGCGGGCGATCCCGTCGGTGATGTCCAGGTCGATCACGGGGCCTCCGCTGTTCAGACGTCGTAGTCGACCACGACGCGGTCGGTGAGGGGATGGGACTGGCAGGTCAGCACGTAACCGCGCTCGAGCTCTTCGGGCTCCAGCGCGTAGTTCTCCGTCATCCGGACGTCGCCGCTGACCAGGCGCGCACGGCAGGTCCCGCAGACACCGCCGGTGCACGCGAAGGGCACGTCGGGGCGCACCCGCAGGGCGGCGTTCAGCACCGACTCGTTCGCATCCACCGGTGTCGTGACCGTCGAGCTGAGCCCGTCGAGCGTGAACTCGATCTCGGCCGTGCGCTCGCCGTCGTGCACGACCACCGGACGGCCGGCGTCGCCGCGCGGCTCGACCGGGTCGCCGGTCGTGAACAGCTCGAAGTGGATGCGCTCCCGCTCCACCCCGTACGTCTCGAGCACATCCCGGCACAACTGGACGAGCTCGAACGGTCCGCAGAGGAACCACTCGTCGACGGTCGCCGGCGGGATGAGCGTGTCGAGCATCCTGCGCAGCCGGTCCTCGTCGATGCGGCCCGAGAGAAGGGGAGCCGACCGCTGCTCGCGGGAGAGGACGTGGTGCAGCGCGAGTCGCGACGGGTAGCGGTCCTTCAGATCGGCGAGCTCCTCCAGGAACATGACGTCGATGGCCGTGCGGTTCGTGTACACGAGCGTGAACTGCGCGGTGGGGGAGCCCGCGAGGATGCTGCTCGCGAGCGCCATCAACGGGGTGATGCCGGATCCCGCCGCGATGCCGACGACATGCCGGCCGTCGACGCGGGACGGGTCGACGGTGAACGTGCCCTGCGGGCTCATCACGTCGATCCGGTCGCCCGGTCGCAGTTCGCTCGTGGCCCAGGTCGAGAACGCGCCGCCCAGGTCGCGCTTGATCGCGACGCTGATGCGGCCGGCGTGTTCGGCGGTCGGCGGCAGCGGCGGCCGGCAGAGCGAGTAGCTGCGCCGCAGCTCCCGGCCGTCGACGTGCGCGCGGAGCGCGACGTGCTGCCCGGGCAGGTAGTCGTACTCGCCCCGGAGCTCCTCGGGCACCGCGAAGGTGACCTCGACGCTCGCCGCCGTCAGCGGCCGCACCTCGGCGACCGCGAGCGTGTGGAACCGTGCCCGCGCCATCAGGCCGCCCTCACAGCGCCTTGAAGTGGTCGAACGGCTCGCCGCACGACCGGCAGACGAACAGCGCCTTGCAGGACGTCGACCCGAAGTGCGCCACCTCGCGCGTATCGAGCGAGTCGCAGTGCGGGCACTTGACCGACATGCTCAAACGGACCGGGCCCGCCGCCGACGGGGGAGCGATGCCGTACTCCTTCAGCGCGCTGCGGCCTTTCGCGCTGATCCAGTCGGTGGTCCACGCGGGCGACAGCACGAGCCGGACCCGCACGTCGCCGAACCCCTCCGCGGCCAGGGCGCGCACGACATCCTCGCGGATCGCATCCATCGCCGGACATCCCGAGTACGTCGGCGTGATGACGACCTCCACGCCGGTGTCCGAGACGGTCACCTCGCGCAGCACACCCAGGTCGTCGATGCTGAGCACCGGCACCTCAGGGTCCACCACGGCTGCGACCGCCGACCACGCCCGCGCGGCGTCCGCGTGATGCGTCACCACGACCCCCCCGGATGCTGGCGGGCGAGCACTTGCAGTTCGGCGAGCAGCGGCGCGAGATACTCGGAGTGGCGGCCCAGGCGGCCACCGCCGGCCGCGTGGAAGGCGGTCGGCGGCTCCAGCTGCGCCTCCGCGAGCACGGGGGCGACCTCCGCCTCGAACGGCTCCCGCAGCGACGACGGCCGCACGGCGACGCCGTCGAGCGCGGCGAACAGGTCGTCGTCTCCGGCCGCGTCGTCCGAGAACAGCTCGTCGACGTACGGCCAGACGTCCTCCATCGCGCGCAGGGTGCGGCGGCGCGACTCGTCCGTCCCCAGCGCGAGGCGCAGCATCCACTGGTCCGCGTGGTCGCGGTGGTAGTCGACCTCCTTCACCGCCTTGGCGGCGACGCCGGCGAGCACCGGATCGGTGGATGCGCGCAGCCGCTCGTACAGCGGGTGCAGATAGTGCGCGGCGGCGAACTGGCGGACGATCGTGTGCGCGAAGTCGCCGTTCGGCTGCTCGAACAGGTGCGCAGAGCGGAACCCGGTCTCGTCGCGCCAGTAGGCCAGGTCGTCCTCGGTTCGTCCCGTCGCCGAGCCGGCGTAGCGCAGCAGCGAGCGGGCGTGGCCGAGCAGGTCGAGGGCGATGTTCGCGACGGCGACATCCTCCTCCAGTTCCGGCGCGCGGGTGATCCAGCCGCCCAGGCGCTGCGCCAGGATGAGCGCGTCGTCGCCCAGCCACATCGCGTACTCGGCGACCTCGGGCGAGGCAGGGGCGTCGGTGGAGACGAACTCCTCGGAGAGGACGACGGCGCTGAGTTCGACGTGCCCGTGGTCGGTGTCGGCGTCGGCGTCTGCGAGGCCGTGGTCGGTGTCGGTCACAGATGCTTCACCCCCTCGGCGGCGGTGTAGTAGGTGGCGTGGCGGAAGTTCTTGCCCTCCGGCGCGGTGAAGAAGGCGTCCTTCGCATCCGGGTCGCTCGCCGTGATCAGGTCGGAGCGCACCACCCAGATCGAGACGCCCTCACCCCGCCGGGTGTACAGGTCGCGGGCGTTCCGCACCGCGAGCTCCTCGTCGGGGGCGTGCAGTGAGCCGACATGCACGTGGCTGAGGCCGCGCGAGGCCCGGACGAAGACCTCCCACAGCGGCCACGCCTCGGCGGTCATGCGACGGCCTCCGCGGTCTCGCGGGCCGAACGCTGCTTCTCGGCGTACGCGGCCGCCGCCTCCCGCACCCAGCGGCCGTCCTCGTGCGCCTCGCGCCGACGCTGCAGACGCTGCGCATTGCAGACGCCGCGGCCGGCGATGACCTCCTGGAGCTCGCTCCAGTCGATGGGGCCGAGGTCATACGCCTGGCGCTCCTCGTTCCAGCGGAGCTCCGGGTCGGGCAGCGTGACGCCGAGCGCCTCCGCCTGCGGGACGAGCATCGCGACGAAGCGCTGACGCAGGTCGTCATTCGAAAAGCGCTTGATCTTCCACGCCATCGAGCGGGCCGAGTTGGGGGAATCGCCGTCGGGTGGCCCGAACATCATCAGCGACGGCCAGTACCACCGGTTCACCGCATCCTGAGCCATCCGCTGCTGCTCGGGGGTGCCGCGCATGAGCGTCAGCAGGATCTCGAAGCCCTGCCGCTGGTGGAAGGACTCCTCTTTGCAGATGCGGACCATCGCTCGGCCGTACGGCGCGTAGGAGCAGCGGCAGAGCGGCACCTGGTTGCAGATCGCGGCGCCGTCGACCAGCCAGCCGATCGCACCGATGTCGGCCCAGCTGAGCGTCGGGTAGTTGAAGATCGAGGAGTACTTGGCGCGGCCGGAGAGCAGCTGCTCGGTGAGTTCGTCGCGCGTGATGCCGAGGGTCTCGGTCGCGGAGTAGAGGTAGAGCCCGTGGCCGGCTTCGTCCTGCACCTTGGCCATGAGGATCGCCTTGCGCTTCAGGCTCGGAGCGCGCGTGATCCAGTTGGCCTCCGGCTGCATCCCGATGATCTCGGAGTGGGCGTGCTGCGACATCTGCCGGATGAGCGTGCGGCGGTAGTCGTCGGGCATCCAGTCGCGCGGCTCCACGCGGGAGTCGGAGGCGATCAGCTCGTCGAAGCGTGCCCGGCCGTCGGTGTCGGTTGGCGCCTCTGTGGTGGTGGTCATCGTCGACCCTCTCCTCGCAGATCAATACTTACTGATCGTTCGTTCAGTATATCCACGGGACGGGCGCGCGTGCCAGACTGGGCGCGTGACCGAGACGCTCCGCTCCGACGCCCTGCGCCGAGGGCGGCCCGGCTACGACCAGCGGGGCATCCTCGAGGTCGCGGTCGCCGCGTTCAACGAGCACGGCTACGACGCGACCTCCATCGGGATGCTGGCCGACCGCCTCGGACTGTCGAAGTCGGCGATCTACCATCACGTCTCATCCAAGGACGAGCTACTCGCCCTCGCGCTCGACGAAGCCCTCGACGGGCTGGAGGGCGTGCTGCGGGCACCCGAGGCGACGACGGGGCCGGCGGCCGACCGGCTCGCCTACGTGCTGCGTGGCGCGGTGCGGGTGCTCGCCGACCGGCTGCCGTACGTGACGCTGCTGCTGCGGGTGCGCGGCAACACCGAGGTGGAGCGGGCGGCGCTGGCCCGTCGCCGCGCGTTCGACCACGCGGTCGCCGAACTGGTGGCCGAGGCGCGGGCCGAGGGCTCCTTGCGCACCGACGCGGATCCCGCGGTCGTCGCGCGTCTCCTCTTCGGCATGATCAACTCCCTCACCGAGTGGTACACCCCCGCGGGCCCGCTGACCCCCGACGACCTCGCCGACACCATCCTCGCGCTCGCCCTCCGCTGACGCCCGCGCCCCAAGCCAAC is from Leifsonia sp. 466MF and encodes:
- the paaA gene encoding 1,2-phenylacetyl-CoA epoxidase subunit PaaA: MTTTTEAPTDTDGRARFDELIASDSRVEPRDWMPDDYRRTLIRQMSQHAHSEIIGMQPEANWITRAPSLKRKAILMAKVQDEAGHGLYLYSATETLGITRDELTEQLLSGRAKYSSIFNYPTLSWADIGAIGWLVDGAAICNQVPLCRCSYAPYGRAMVRICKEESFHQRQGFEILLTLMRGTPEQQRMAQDAVNRWYWPSLMMFGPPDGDSPNSARSMAWKIKRFSNDDLRQRFVAMLVPQAEALGVTLPDPELRWNEERQAYDLGPIDWSELQEVIAGRGVCNAQRLQRRREAHEDGRWVREAAAAYAEKQRSARETAEAVA
- a CDS encoding MarR family winged helix-turn-helix transcriptional regulator, which codes for MSQDGAGVDLETSLGYLLKEASSTLRAAMEDVLRPLGMTITHYSCLELLSQRPGLSNSELARGTFVTRQSMNVLLQALEREGDVTRPSEAPVGKVLPTRLTARGRRRLEQASAAVRSVEVRMLSGLTETEQAAARRILRSMIASLRGERSGDDSGKPRSVS
- a CDS encoding TetR/AcrR family transcriptional regulator; the encoded protein is MTETLRSDALRRGRPGYDQRGILEVAVAAFNEHGYDATSIGMLADRLGLSKSAIYHHVSSKDELLALALDEALDGLEGVLRAPEATTGPAADRLAYVLRGAVRVLADRLPYVTLLLRVRGNTEVERAALARRRAFDHAVAELVAEARAEGSLRTDADPAVVARLLFGMINSLTEWYTPAGPLTPDDLADTILALALR
- the paaC gene encoding 1,2-phenylacetyl-CoA epoxidase subunit PaaC, producing MTDTDHGLADADADTDHGHVELSAVVLSEEFVSTDAPASPEVAEYAMWLGDDALILAQRLGGWITRAPELEEDVAVANIALDLLGHARSLLRYAGSATGRTEDDLAYWRDETGFRSAHLFEQPNGDFAHTIVRQFAAAHYLHPLYERLRASTDPVLAGVAAKAVKEVDYHRDHADQWMLRLALGTDESRRRTLRAMEDVWPYVDELFSDDAAGDDDLFAALDGVAVRPSSLREPFEAEVAPVLAEAQLEPPTAFHAAGGGRLGRHSEYLAPLLAELQVLARQHPGGSW
- a CDS encoding enoyl-CoA hydratase/isomerase family protein, yielding MIDLDITDGIARITLGAPERLNALGPDDLRALDAAYADAEAAGVRALVLRGEGRAFCAGRDIAGVDPATDDVSGYLDGLVTPLLRRIAAFPAPTFAAAQGACLGVGLGLLIATDVVYVADDAKVGSPFAALGAALDSGGHWLLVSRLGPHRALDLIYSGRLISGAEAVAGGLFSRALPADALRHEVDAAAAAAASGATQAFLASKRIVSGLRDGSLDFWGSVAAENAAQAALRDTDDYREGFRAFQEKRKPGFTGH
- the paaD gene encoding 1,2-phenylacetyl-CoA epoxidase subunit PaaD; protein product: MVTHHADAARAWSAVAAVVDPEVPVLSIDDLGVLREVTVSDTGVEVVITPTYSGCPAMDAIREDVVRALAAEGFGDVRVRLVLSPAWTTDWISAKGRSALKEYGIAPPSAAGPVRLSMSVKCPHCDSLDTREVAHFGSTSCKALFVCRSCGEPFDHFKAL
- the paaB gene encoding 1,2-phenylacetyl-CoA epoxidase subunit PaaB; this encodes MTAEAWPLWEVFVRASRGLSHVHVGSLHAPDEELAVRNARDLYTRRGEGVSIWVVRSDLITASDPDAKDAFFTAPEGKNFRHATYYTAAEGVKHL
- the paaE gene encoding 1,2-phenylacetyl-CoA epoxidase subunit PaaE; the encoded protein is MARARFHTLAVAEVRPLTAASVEVTFAVPEELRGEYDYLPGQHVALRAHVDGRELRRSYSLCRPPLPPTAEHAGRISVAIKRDLGGAFSTWATSELRPGDRIDVMSPQGTFTVDPSRVDGRHVVGIAAGSGITPLMALASSILAGSPTAQFTLVYTNRTAIDVMFLEELADLKDRYPSRLALHHVLSREQRSAPLLSGRIDEDRLRRMLDTLIPPATVDEWFLCGPFELVQLCRDVLETYGVERERIHFELFTTGDPVEPRGDAGRPVVVHDGERTAEIEFTLDGLSSTVTTPVDANESVLNAALRVRPDVPFACTGGVCGTCRARLVSGDVRMTENYALEPEELERGYVLTCQSHPLTDRVVVDYDV
- a CDS encoding VOC family protein, producing the protein MPATGPDFLSLQVRDLDASQAFYERYLGLVRSHAGPPHAVVFDTTPIAFALRDLVPGTDLDAAAQPGIGAAIWLHATDVQDIHDALVDDGRTIVAAPIDGPFGRTFTFADPDGYHITLHDRV